Below is a window of Oceanidesulfovibrio indonesiensis DNA.
ATGAAGGCCAGGCATACAAACTGGCTCCACCGGGTGAAAATGCGTGGTTGGCGTCCGCTGGAGTGCTTGCGTTCAAGGCGCTCAAAATCATGTCTGGGGATCAAGGATAGCAGTTGAGAAAGGATTGTGTTATGGTGTGCCACGTCCAAATTCTCCTTTTGTGTGAGTTGCTTAGACACCAATTCCATAGCACAAATCCTGGAGGATTTGGACGTTTTTCTTTGGGCTTAACCGGACAGCAATGGATCCGATTGGGTTCAGAGGAAAGAATACTAATCTATATGGCTATGTTTTTAA
It encodes the following:
- a CDS encoding DUF4372 domain-containing protein gives rise to the protein MELVSKQLTQKENLDVAHHNTILSQLLSLIPRHDFERLERKHSSGRQPRIFTRWSQFVCLAF